The genomic DNA ATCCCTCCTTTTCCGATAGCTTTTGAAACTTCTTCCGGATCCAAGTACACTTCAACCCTTGATTCGTCTTCAATTACTATTACTTTATTAATTTTAGCGGGACTTAAAGCTCTTTGAATATATAATTTCAGGTTTTCGGAATAATTAATAACATCAATGTTTTCGTTTTTAAGTTCTCTAACGATACCGTGAATACGAGCTCCTTTCATTCCGACACAAGCACCGACGGGATCAATTCTGTCGTCATAAGATTCAACTGCAACTTTTGCTCTTTCGCCTGCTACTCTTACAATTTTTTTGATAGTGATTAAACCGTCATAAATTTCAGGTACTTCAAGTTCAAAAAGTCGTTCTAAAAAAGTCGATGATGTTCTGGATAATATAATTAAAGGTGTGTTGTTTTTCATTTCAACTTTCTCAACAACAGCTCTTAATGTATCTCCTTTTCTGAAAAAATCAGAAGGAATCTGCTCTGTACGAGGTAATATCATTTCATTTTCTTCATCATCAAGTATTAGCATTTCTTTTTTCCATACTTGATAAACTTCTCCGGTAACAATATCTCCGACTCTGTCTTTGTATCTTAAATAGATATTCTCTCTTTCTAATTGTAAAATTTTAGATGAAAGGTTTTGTCTTAAAGACAGAATACTTCTTCTTCCGAAGTCTGCTAATTTTACTTCATCCGCAAACTCTTCACCAACTTCATAATCTTCATCAATTTTATGAACATCGCTTATTGAAATTTGCATATTTTCATCTTCTACTTTACCGTCTTCAACTACTTCACGATTTCGCCAGATTTCAAAATCTCCTTTATCTATATTTAT from Bacteroidales bacterium includes the following:
- the nusA gene encoding transcription termination factor NusA codes for the protein MDNLNLIDTFANFKENKDIDRATMMGVLEEVFRSVFEKQYGTSDNYDFIINIDKGDFEIWRNREVVEDGKVEDENMQISISDVHKIDEDYEVGEEFADEVKLADFGRRSILSLRQNLSSKILQLERENIYLRYKDRVGDIVTGEVYQVWKKEMLILDDEENEMILPRTEQIPSDFFRKGDTLRAVVEKVEMKNNTPLIILSRTSSTFLERLFELEVPEIYDGLITIKKIVRVAGERAKVAVESYDDRIDPVGACVGMKGARIHGIVRELKNENIDVINYSENLKLYIQRALSPAKINKVIVIEDESRVEVYLDPEEVSKAIGKGGMNIKLAGKLVGYEIDVFRNVDEGEIEEDVDIMEFRDEIDEWVLETFKSIGCDTAKSVLKISREELIKRTDLEDETVDKVLEVLNKEFEENK